TTCGCGTTCACTATAGCCGCAAAATTGACAAAAGTCCCTCACAGCTTGGGGATCGAGATCGTGGTCATGTTGTTTTACCAATTCGATAGCTTCTTCGCGAGTCATGAGACCATAACGTACAAAACGGGAGGCGTAATCTGTTGCTGCCTGATGGCCCGAACTTGGGATACTTCATCCAGTAATGGACCGTATAGGCTCGACTATCGACCTGGTCGAAATTTTCGACGTTGTGCGTCCGGTCCCACTCGTGCGTCAGATCATGGAAGCCTGTGGATTTGGCAAAGAGATAGTTGGAGTAGCTGTTCCACGGAAGAAAGTAGCTCAGATAGACCGGTTCGATAGAGTTCATCTCTTCTTCCGTCGGTGGTTGGCAAAGGGTGAGATCCTTGGTTGAGACAACATCATCCAGAAGTTCATCGACAGAGATGTCAGCCGCGACGCCGTTAGATATTTGCTCTCTGGCGGAAGGTGTTTCCACTGCGCCGTGTCCGCCGTACTCGTAGCTTATGTTCTCTCCGTACACCAGAAGCGGAATCTTGAACTTGGCCGCCATGTGCAGTGGATAGGTGTAGATAAGCCTATCTATGTACCACGTGGGTTTCCCATACTTTTCAAACATGGTCCGCATCAGGCGCTTCTGCGCACGGATGTTTGGTTTTATAGCGATGATTTCGCAGCCAAAAGTCTCGGAGATGTTCCTTATGTTGTTCTTGCCTGCCTCAGTCATGGGGA
This DNA window, taken from Aminivibrio sp., encodes the following:
- a CDS encoding N-acetyl sugar amidotransferase, which translates into the protein MKYCTRCVMPDTRPGIVFDEEGVCSACRAYERRKQINWEKRYEELKALCDKHRNKGPYGYDCMIAVSGGKDSHFQTHVMKERMGMNPILVSVEDNFPMTEAGKNNIRNISETFGCEIIAIKPNIRAQKRLMRTMFEKYGKPTWYIDRLIYTYPLHMAAKFKIPLLVYGENISYEYGGHGAVETPSAREQISNGVAADISVDELLDDVVSTKDLTLCQPPTEEEMNSIEPVYLSYFLPWNSYSNYLFAKSTGFHDLTHEWDRTHNVENFDQVDSRAYTVHYWMKYPKFGPSGSNRLRLPFCTLWSHDSRRSYRIGKTT